From Actinomycetota bacterium:
CCCCCAGCACGGGGCCGCCAGCGGAGGACGCCTGGCTGTACGAGGAGCAAACCGAGACCTTCGAGCTCGGCCCCGCCCACTACGACTGGGAATTCCCGCCGGGCTAGTGCAGCCCCGGGCCAGCTCGACCGGCCCAACTGCCGGCCCAACTGCTGCACAAACCACCACCACCACCACCTAGAACGGGCGCCGCGCGTCACTGCTGCGGCGCCCGTTGGCGCGTGCACCCCGCCCGGTCCGGGCCGGCGCCTTCCCAACCTGCACGCGTGGAGCAGCCAGGGGCTGTACCACGCCGCCAACTATGGGCTTGAGGGACGAGATGCCGGGACTTGACTCCCGCTCGATGTCGGTCCTGAAGTCCTGCGGCGCGAGACTATGGACCATGGCCTTCGACGAAGCAGTGGCCGAGCGCGTGCGCGACCTCCTCGAGGGCCAGAGCGGGGTCTCCGAGAAGCGGATGTTCGGCGGCCTTGCCTTCCTCATCAACGGGAACATGGCGGTCAGCGCCAGCGGTCAGGGGGGACTCCTCCTGCGTTGTGATCCGGAAGCCTCCGACGAGATCTGTGCCCGGCCGCATGTCGAGCGGGCGGTCATGCGGGGCCGTGCGATGGACGGCTGGCTGCGCGTGGGGGCGGAGGCGCTGGCAACCGACGAAGAGCTCCAGGGGTGGGTGCGCATCGGCGTCGCCTATGCCCGGTCGCTGCCCGCCAAGGGGTAGAGCAGAACCGGGGCCCTGTGCCGAGCCCCGGGTATGATCCCGGCCGTGAAGATCGCCATTGCCGCCGACCACGCCGGATTCCCCCTGAAGACCCTGCTCATCGAGCGGCTTTCGGGGCAGGGCCACGACATCCTGGACCTCGGGACCGACTCCGAGGTGCCCGTGGACTACCCGGGCTTCTGCGCCGCCGCCGGGCGGGCCGTCTCCCGGGGGGAGGCCGATTTCGGCATCGTGCTGGGCGGCAGCGGACAGGGCGAGCAGATCGC
This genomic window contains:
- a CDS encoding TfoX/Sxy family protein, which translates into the protein MAFDEAVAERVRDLLEGQSGVSEKRMFGGLAFLINGNMAVSASGQGGLLLRCDPEASDEICARPHVERAVMRGRAMDGWLRVGAEALATDEELQGWVRIGVAYARSLPAKG